From Candidatus Thermoplasmatota archaeon:
GTCCACGCCCTCAAGACCCAGCGCGTGCACGGCTTCCTCGAGCCGGGCCTGCGCCTCGCGTCGCAGGTCGTCGAGCGGATCGTGCATGGCGCGCGGGCATTTGCCACGAGGTAGATGAGGCTTTGCGGTCAGGCGGGCTCGACGTCGAGCACGAGCGAGTCGGCCCGCCGGACGCGCACGCGCGAGCCGGCCCGGACGGGCGCCGCGGCGCGGGCCTGCCAGATCTCGCCGCGCCATTTCACCTGGCCTTCGGGCGCAAGATCGGAGAGAGCGACGGCGAGGTCGCCTTCCATCGCCTCGCTTCCCACGGCCGGTCGCCGGAAGTGGGCCCGGAAGACGACGATCTTCCCGACGACGTACGCTGCCGCGGCAAGCGCTCCCCACGGCAGCCACGAGGGCGCAAGGAGGCCCACCACGACGAGGATCGCCACGACCACGAGAACGTCGTCGAGAAGGAGGACGCCTGCCGCTTTGATCGCGCGCACGCGGGGGCGATGGCCTTCCACGGCTTAGGCTTGACGAGGGAAGCGAGGCCGGACGTTGCGATGAACATTCATCGCAAGGTCAGGCCAAACCGGCGGCAGGCTCCCGCGCGCCGCGCGCCACGTGCGTGGCGGCAAAGGCGAGCAGCAGCACGTGCGCCAGGGGCACGGCCACGAGCAGGAAGCGGAAGATCGTGCCCTCGACGGCAACGTTCAGCGCGCCCACCTGCCACAGGCTGAACCACTCGCCGTCGTAGGTGGGATAGAACCGGCTCCAGCTCCAGCCCCAGTACCCAACCGCGCCGGCCAGAAGCGCGGCCGCGACGGCCGCGGCGTCGGCGCGCGAGAAGCGGCCCGCGTGGCGGCGGAAAGCGCGAAGCGCAAGCACGCCTGCAAGCATGCTCGCCCACGCCCCCGTGAGCACCATGGCAAGCTGGCCCTGGTGCGGCAGCGCGCCGGCCGGCCCGCCGAGGACGACGCCACCCACCATGGCGTCGGCAAAGCCCATGAGGAGGAAGGCGACGACGAGCAGGCCGTGGGAAAGGACAAGCGTCGCAACCGCGCGGGCGCGCGAGGCGGCGGGCGCGGGGGACAGCCGCCGCGGCTCGAGGCAGGCGAGCGCGAGCGTGGCAAACTGCGCGCTCATGGCGACGAAGTACGCGTGCGGCCACAGGCCGAGCGCGTGGAGCTCGGGCGCCAGGATCGCCATGGCGGCAAACCAAGCCGAGGCGACGGTGAACAGGGCGTCTGCGACGCGCAGCGGAAACCGGCCGCGCAGGGGAAGTTCGTCGGCCACGCGCGCCCCAAGGGTCATGTCGGGTTCGTCCAAGGCGCGCCCCGGTTCAAGCGCGTTGCCAAAATTCCCGTGCGGCGTGCGCTTGGCCGCTCGCTTACCGCGCGCTCACCGTCACTGCACGCGAAAGCGCAGCAGCGCCCCGATCCCGCCGAAGGCGTTCACGAAGTTCTTGCCTTCCTCGGTGTCGTCGGAGACGATCATCACCTTCGAGCCGGTGTTCGACGCAAGCTCGGAGAGCTCGTCGACGATGTCGCGGGAGTCGGCGATGGAGTACGACGGGCTGTTGCATTGCGGGCAGCGGTCGAGCTCGGCCGCGAGCTTGTCGAGGTCGCCGGTCGTCCGGTTTTCCTCGTGCCCGCAGCCGTCGCACTTGATCGTGGCGCGCGAGCGGCGGAGCGTCTCGGACAGAAGCAGCGTGTCCACGGCGCCGATGGACAGGGCGTGGCGGACCTGGGGCTCGCCGTAGGCGACCTGGCCGCCCTCCTTCACGATCTCGCGCAGGAAGCGCCCGAGGATGTCGCGCTCGCGCGTGAGGCCCATCTCGCGCAGCGTTTCCTGCGCGTTCTGCACGAGCTCCTTCAAACCGTACTCGTCCGTGTAGCCGGTGTCGAAGGTGTTGATGATCTTCTTCTGCAGCTCGTGGTGCATGAAGCCGCCCTCGGCAAAGTAGGTCTTCGTGTAGCCGGGGCCGCCGATGAGCAGGCCCTTCACGGACTTTGCCATGAAGATCTCCGTCGCCTTCTCGCCGACGTTCTTGAACCAGTTCTCGGCGGCCTCCTCGATGAGGCGCTCGAGACGGCGCTGCGACTGGCCGCCCATGGTGTGCTTGCGGGGAACCATGGACTCCATGTTCTTCACGGCGTCGATGCGCTCGCCGTGCAGGAAGCCGATCGTCGCCTCCTGGCGGTCCACGACGAGGAGCCCGTACGTCTCCTTGTCGTGGAGCATCTTCTCGAGGGGCTCGAGGTAGAACTGGCTGTCGCAGCGGTACAGGAACGAGGTGACGGGCTCGGGCGGCAGCACGACGTGCTTGACCATGCGCGTCTTGTCGGCGCCCACGGCCTTGGCGCCCACGAAGATCGCGATTCCGGAATCGGGAGCGACGTTTCCGAAGTGCTTGAGCTCGGATAGGATGGAGGAGATGGCGCCCGTCACGTTCTTTCGCGTGCTCGTCGACTTGATGTTCGTCGACTGGGCGTACTCGCCACGGAGGTAGTTCGCGACGTCCGATATGACCTTGCTCGCCGGGACGTACACGGTCACCATCTCCGTGCCGCGTCCCTTGGCGCGGGCGAGCTCCTCGAGCGCCCGCTTGAACTCGTAGCGGGCAAGGTCCGTGTTCGACTCCTTGGCCATGCGACGCGCGCCGTACGCGGCAAGACGACCTAACCCTTTCCGTCGAGCCGCCCGGCGGAGCGCTTCCCGGCAGCTTCATGCCGCCCTGGCCCGTTCCGCGCTCCCGATGGACCGCGTCGTCGTGTCGATCGGCGGCAGCATCTTCCTCACGGACAAGGGTCCCGAGCCGGCCTTGGCGCGCGACATCGCCGACGTGCTCGAGCGCGCGGCGAAAACCTGCCGCGTGTTCGCCGTCGTCGGCGGCGGATCGACGGCGCGCACCTACATCCGCGCCGCCCGCGAGCTTGGCGTGGACGAGAGCGCGCTCGACGAGCTTGGCATCGCCATCACGCGCGTGAACGCGCGCGTGCTCCTCGGCGCGCTGCCCGACGCCTACCCGCGTCCGGCCGAGAGCTTCGACGAGGCGCTCCTCGCCTCCCGCTCGCACCCCATCGTCGTCATGGGGGGCACGCACCCGGGGCACACGACCGACGCCGTGGCGACCATGCTCGCCGAAAAAGCGCGAGCGCACCGCCTCGTCATCGCGACGAACGTGGACGGCGTGTACGACCGCGATCCTCGCAAGCATCCGGACGCAAAGCTCCTTTCCCGCCTTTCGGCGCAGGAGCTCGTCCACATCACGCGCGACGCCACGCAGGAGGCCGGTTCGGCGGGCGTCATCGACCCCACGGGCGTGAAGATCCTGGCCCGAAGCGGCCTCGAGTGCCGCGTCGTGAACGGGCGCAAATTCGAGGAGCTCCGGAAGGCTCTCCTTGGCGAGCCCTTCCACGGAAGCGTCGTCGAGGCGCGCGGTCGCCCCGGCGGAGGGAAGGCCTGATGGTCCAGATCCCCCAGCACGCGCATTGCCAGATCTGTGGCAAGGCGATCCAGGTGGAGGAGAAGACCTGCTCCCCGGAGTGCGCGCGCGGTTTGGAGGCGCACCAGCGCAAGCGCAAGCACATGCTCTACGTTCTCTACGCGATGATCGCTCTCATGTTCGTCCTGCTCCTCTTCGGGCAGACGCGCGCGGTGGTGGCCTGAGCGGCCGTTCTGTTGGAACCTTGAGAGGGTATCCAGAGAAGGCTTAAGTGAGCTCAAGCTGTGGAAGCGCCGGGAGCTGCTCGAATGTCCAGGGTTGTGCGTTCGGCGTTGGTCGTTTCCTTGCTCGTGGTTTCCTCCGCGGGGGTCCTTCTTGGGCCCGCCCACGGATCGCTGGAGCCTTCGCTTGCCGGCACGCGCGACTGGGCGCTTGACGCCGATGGCAACGGACTTGACGACGCGCTCGACCGCGCGCTTGCCGAGGGCGCGGCCGGACTCGCGTACCTCCACGTCCACTACGACCGCCGTCCGACGGCCGACGACGCACGCCTTCTCGAGACGCAATTTGGCGCGCTGCGGACGTACGTCTTCCGCAACTGGGACGACATCCAGGTGGAGATTCCCTACGCGCGCGCCGCCGGGCTTGCGACTGCGCCGGGCGTCTGGGGCGTGGAGCTCCTCCCGCCCATGCGTCTCGATCTTGCGGTCGCGACGCCGGCCACCCGCGTCACGTCCTCCACCGTCCCCACCTTCGACGGGCTCAACCACCTCCTTTCGGCGCACGGCGCCGGCTTTCGCGGCGAGGGCATCGTGATCGCGATCCTCGACACGGGCATCGACAACACGCACCTTGCGCTCGACGACCTCGACGACAACCCCCTCACGATCGACCCCAAGCTCGTCACGGGCGCCGACTTCTCCCCGGGCATGACCGGCGTCGGCTGCGTGGACCCGGACGACATGCACGTCCACGGCACCCACGTGGCGGGAATCGCCGCGGGCACGACCGCAGGGGGCCTCCTGCCCACCGGCGTGGCGCCCAAGGCGAAGCTCGTGGACATCCGCGTGCTCACGGCCGGCGGGATCGGGCTCTTCTACCCCACCGGCTTGGGCCTCGCGCTCGACTGGATCCTCGACTACAACGCAGGCGTGTCCTGCTACGGCCCACCGGGCGCCGACCGCATCGACGTCGCGAGCCTCAGCCTCTCGGTCGACAACGGACACCCGCACACCACGATCGCGCAGAAGGTGAACACGGTCGTGCGCAGCGGCGTCGTGGT
This genomic window contains:
- a CDS encoding NfeD family protein, translated to MRAIKAAGVLLLDDVLVVVAILVVVGLLAPSWLPWGALAAAAYVVGKIVVFRAHFRRPAVGSEAMEGDLAVALSDLAPEGQVKWRGEIWQARAAAPVRAGSRVRVRRADSLVLDVEPA
- the prf1 gene encoding peptide chain release factor aRF-1; the protein is MAKESNTDLARYEFKRALEELARAKGRGTEMVTVYVPASKVISDVANYLRGEYAQSTNIKSTSTRKNVTGAISSILSELKHFGNVAPDSGIAIFVGAKAVGADKTRMVKHVVLPPEPVTSFLYRCDSQFYLEPLEKMLHDKETYGLLVVDRQEATIGFLHGERIDAVKNMESMVPRKHTMGGQSQRRLERLIEEAAENWFKNVGEKATEIFMAKSVKGLLIGGPGYTKTYFAEGGFMHHELQKKIINTFDTGYTDEYGLKELVQNAQETLREMGLTRERDILGRFLREIVKEGGQVAYGEPQVRHALSIGAVDTLLLSETLRRSRATIKCDGCGHEENRTTGDLDKLAAELDRCPQCNSPSYSIADSRDIVDELSELASNTGSKVMIVSDDTEEGKNFVNAFGGIGALLRFRVQ
- the pyrH gene encoding UMP kinase, giving the protein MDRVVVSIGGSIFLTDKGPEPALARDIADVLERAAKTCRVFAVVGGGSTARTYIRAARELGVDESALDELGIAITRVNARVLLGALPDAYPRPAESFDEALLASRSHPIVVMGGTHPGHTTDAVATMLAEKARAHRLVIATNVDGVYDRDPRKHPDAKLLSRLSAQELVHITRDATQEAGSAGVIDPTGVKILARSGLECRVVNGRKFEELRKALLGEPFHGSVVEARGRPGGGKA
- a CDS encoding DUF2116 family Zn-ribbon domain-containing protein, translated to MVQIPQHAHCQICGKAIQVEEKTCSPECARGLEAHQRKRKHMLYVLYAMIALMFVLLLFGQTRAVVA
- a CDS encoding S8 family serine peptidase; this translates as MVSSAGVLLGPAHGSLEPSLAGTRDWALDADGNGLDDALDRALAEGAAGLAYLHVHYDRRPTADDARLLETQFGALRTYVFRNWDDIQVEIPYARAAGLATAPGVWGVELLPPMRLDLAVATPATRVTSSTVPTFDGLNHLLSAHGAGFRGEGIVIAILDTGIDNTHLALDDLDDNPLTIDPKLVTGADFSPGMTGVGCVDPDDMHVHGTHVAGIAAGTTAGGLLPTGVAPKAKLVDIRVLTAGGIGLFYPTGLGLALDWILDYNAGVSCYGPPGADRIDVASLSLSVDNGHPHTTIAQKVNTVVRSGVVVVFSAGNAGPNSGTLTKGPDGAILVANSDTRGTVSRHDDIVITSSSRGPRLSDGDTDFLDELRPDVSAPGTAIQAALARSGVGTVGLTGTSMAAPHVAGVVALLLQANPALAPVDLGNHDRMGEVGAVPVRDLLQWTATRIGTQSAPQATRDGKFGLTWDNAQGYGLVDAYAGVQAALSPPAFPLVASTDGPARIFLGTSGTLRGMAHGGTGPYLLNWHAVSVPAGSALSGWTAAGGSVTFTPDVAGSYTVRLNATDATSAWADRLRTFTT